Proteins encoded by one window of Astatotilapia calliptera chromosome 13, fAstCal1.2, whole genome shotgun sequence:
- the LOC113035253 gene encoding RNA-binding protein 45-like isoform X2 yields MEEYPSKQVPENLDDPPNSRLFVVTSRSITEDELRESFYVFGDIQGVWVVKDKQTKESKGIAYIKFAKSSQACLAMEEMHGKVLVEGTKPVKVFIAQSRSSTRHRDVEDEELTRIFVMIPKSFSEEDLKETFKEYGDIEYCVIIKNKFTGESKGLGYVRYYKPSQAALAIENCDKAYRAILAEPRSKSTATEDYSSGGAAARNDYAGGSESMNQYTLGDPGNYTVIDYRHGHALIRYSNLGSALYAREKLNGFEYPPGNRLVVNFVDDGEDRGSPVGRMAMQFVAAQMMSAVWNGPSSSQVMKPGFSVVSSVSRIQTDANLPSLKKLAPPESKTKERLFVVFSPSPLPPDVLEDVFCRFGSLIEVHLVPGRKVGYMKYADKQCADEAMAALHGRVVNGVKMKVMLADPPREESHKRPRTY; encoded by the exons ATGGAGGAGTATCCCTCCAAACAGGTGCCCGAAAACCTCGACGATCCTCCCAACAGCCGACTGTTCGTGGTGACGAGTCGGTCCATCACTGAAGATGAGCTGCGGGAAAGCTTCTACGTGTTTGGGGACATTCAGGGGGTCTGGGTTGTCAAAGACAAGCAGACAAAGGAGTCCAAAGGCATTGCCTACATAAAGTTTGCCAAGTCTTCTCAGGCCTGCTTGGCCATGGAAGAAATGCACGGAAAAGTCCTGGTGGAAGGGACTAAACCTGTGAAG GTATTTATAGCCCAGTCACGGTCATCAACGAGACACAGAGATGTTGAGGATGAGGAGCTGACCAGGATTTTTGTCATGATCCCCAAATCCTTCTCAGAAGAGGACCTCAAAGAAACATTCAAA gAGTATGGGGATATTGAGTATTGTGTGATCATCAAAAACAAGTTTACAGGAGAAAGTAAAGGCCTCGGCTACGTAAGGTACTACAAACCCTCCCAAGCTGCCCTCGCCATAGAGAACTGCGACAAAG CCTACAGGGCCATTCTGGCTGAGCCTCGAAGCAAATCGACAGCAACAGAAGATTACAGctctggaggagcagcagccagAAATGATTATGCTGGCGGCTCTGAATCCATGAACCAGTACACGTTGG GCGACCCTGGGAACTACACAGTCATAGATTACCGCCACG GCCATGCTTTGATTCGCTACAGCAATCTTGGGTCAGCACTTTATGCCAGAGAAAAGCTAAATGGCTTTGAATATCCACCTGGAAACAGACTGGTTGTAAATTTTGTTGACGACGGCGAGGACCGCGGCAG TCCTGTAGGTCGGATGGCCATGCAGTTTGTTGCAGCACAGATGATGTCAGCGGTCTGGAACGGACCATCCAGCAGCCAAGTGATGAAACCT GGCTTCTCTGTTGTCTCGTCAGTTTCTCGAATTCAGACCGACGCCAACCTGCCGTCGCTGAAGAAGCTTGCTCCGCCTGAGAGCAAAACCAAGGAGCGGCTGTTTGTCGTGTTCAGCCCCTCCCCGCTGCCCCCCGATGTGTTGGAGGATGTTTTTTG tcGCTTTGGCTCCCTCATTGAAGTCCACTTGGTTCCAGGGAGGAAAGTTGGATACATGAAGTATGCAGATAAACAG TGTGCGGACGAGGCCATGGCAGCGCTCCACGGACGCGTCGTTAACGGGGTAAAGATGAAGGTGATGCTGGCTGATCCTCCCAGAGAGGAATCTCATAAACGTCCTCGTACCTACTGA
- the LOC113035253 gene encoding RNA-binding protein 45-like isoform X1 — protein sequence MEEYPSKQVPENLDDPPNSRLFVVTSRSITEDELRESFYVFGDIQGVWVVKDKQTKESKGIAYIKFAKSSQACLAMEEMHGKVLVEGTKPVKVFIAQSRSSTRHRDVEDEELTRIFVMIPKSFSEEDLKETFKEYGDIEYCVIIKNKFTGESKGLGYVRYYKPSQAALAIENCDKAYRAILAEPRSKSTATEDYSSGGAAARNDYAGGSESMNQYTLGDPGNYTVIDYRHGDFTRCLIVSTRIALNQEQIFSLFDIIPGMEYCELQRDAYGMNKGHALIRYSNLGSALYAREKLNGFEYPPGNRLVVNFVDDGEDRGSPVGRMAMQFVAAQMMSAVWNGPSSSQVMKPGFSVVSSVSRIQTDANLPSLKKLAPPESKTKERLFVVFSPSPLPPDVLEDVFCRFGSLIEVHLVPGRKVGYMKYADKQCADEAMAALHGRVVNGVKMKVMLADPPREESHKRPRTY from the exons ATGGAGGAGTATCCCTCCAAACAGGTGCCCGAAAACCTCGACGATCCTCCCAACAGCCGACTGTTCGTGGTGACGAGTCGGTCCATCACTGAAGATGAGCTGCGGGAAAGCTTCTACGTGTTTGGGGACATTCAGGGGGTCTGGGTTGTCAAAGACAAGCAGACAAAGGAGTCCAAAGGCATTGCCTACATAAAGTTTGCCAAGTCTTCTCAGGCCTGCTTGGCCATGGAAGAAATGCACGGAAAAGTCCTGGTGGAAGGGACTAAACCTGTGAAG GTATTTATAGCCCAGTCACGGTCATCAACGAGACACAGAGATGTTGAGGATGAGGAGCTGACCAGGATTTTTGTCATGATCCCCAAATCCTTCTCAGAAGAGGACCTCAAAGAAACATTCAAA gAGTATGGGGATATTGAGTATTGTGTGATCATCAAAAACAAGTTTACAGGAGAAAGTAAAGGCCTCGGCTACGTAAGGTACTACAAACCCTCCCAAGCTGCCCTCGCCATAGAGAACTGCGACAAAG CCTACAGGGCCATTCTGGCTGAGCCTCGAAGCAAATCGACAGCAACAGAAGATTACAGctctggaggagcagcagccagAAATGATTATGCTGGCGGCTCTGAATCCATGAACCAGTACACGTTGG GCGACCCTGGGAACTACACAGTCATAGATTACCGCCACGGTGATTTCACACGCTGTCTCATTGTGTCCACGCGCATTGCACTCAATCAAGAGcagattttttctctttttgacaTTATACCTGGCATGGAGTACTGCGAGCTGCAGAGGGATGCCTATGGAATGAACAAAG GCCATGCTTTGATTCGCTACAGCAATCTTGGGTCAGCACTTTATGCCAGAGAAAAGCTAAATGGCTTTGAATATCCACCTGGAAACAGACTGGTTGTAAATTTTGTTGACGACGGCGAGGACCGCGGCAG TCCTGTAGGTCGGATGGCCATGCAGTTTGTTGCAGCACAGATGATGTCAGCGGTCTGGAACGGACCATCCAGCAGCCAAGTGATGAAACCT GGCTTCTCTGTTGTCTCGTCAGTTTCTCGAATTCAGACCGACGCCAACCTGCCGTCGCTGAAGAAGCTTGCTCCGCCTGAGAGCAAAACCAAGGAGCGGCTGTTTGTCGTGTTCAGCCCCTCCCCGCTGCCCCCCGATGTGTTGGAGGATGTTTTTTG tcGCTTTGGCTCCCTCATTGAAGTCCACTTGGTTCCAGGGAGGAAAGTTGGATACATGAAGTATGCAGATAAACAG TGTGCGGACGAGGCCATGGCAGCGCTCCACGGACGCGTCGTTAACGGGGTAAAGATGAAGGTGATGCTGGCTGATCCTCCCAGAGAGGAATCTCATAAACGTCCTCGTACCTACTGA